CTCCTCAACGAAGATCCTCCGGACCCTCCCCGAGTCAGGAGCCGTGACATAGAAGGGCGTGTGGGCCGAGTCGGTCCCCTCCAGCAGCACCAGGTTTTCGTCTTCATCCACCTCCTGGCCGACGCTCACCAGGACATCCACCACGTAGCCAGGCCATTCGGCACGGATGATCATGGCTGCCTCCGACTTCTTGGCGTGAAGGTATGGTACTCCCCCGCTGGGCGCAAGGCTGCGCCGTGTTTTTTTGGGCGTGGTCAGCGGGGCCCAAGGGGGTGTTCACCTTGTTTCCCGGTGCCTCTGATATCATTACAGCGCCGATTTTTCCGCTTCCGTCGGCAGCGACCTCTGCAGGAAGCCCGCCCCCATCGTCACGGCGGAGGGTTTCATGGAGGGATCGCCAGCAGGAAGCCCATCCGGGCCCTGGGCCCATGGAGAACACATGAACACCCTCAAATTCTCTCCCACTACGGTCAGCATCGACCTGGGGGGCACCCCCATCTCCATCGAGACCGGTCGCGTCGCCAAGCAGGCCGCCGGCTCCGTCATCGTCCGCCAGGGCGACACCATGGTGCTCGCGGCCGTGTGCTGCGCCGAGCCGCGTGAAGGCATCGACTTCTTCCCCCTCACCGTGGACTATCGTGAGCCCGGCTTCGCCGCCGGCAAGATCCCCGGGGGCTGGTTCAAGCGCGAAGGCAAGCAGACCACCAAGGAGACCCTGGTCTCCCGTCTCATCGACCGCCCCCTCCGCCCCCTCTTTGAGGAGGGCTACAACGGCGACACCATGATCACCTGCCAGGTGATCAGCTTCGACGGCGAGCACCAGCCCGACACCCTGGCCATGGTGGGCGCCTCCGCGGCCCTCATCATCAGCGAGATCCCCTTCGTGAACCCCGTGGGCGGCGTCCGCGTGGGCCGGGTGAACGGCCAGCTCGTAGTCAACCCCGTCGTCTCCCAGCGCCACGAGAGCGACCTGGACCTGCTGGTGGCCGGCACCGAGGAAGCTCTGGTGATGGTCGAGTGCGGCGCCCAGGAGGTCCAGGAGGCCGACATGGTCAAGGCCCTGGAGTTCGGGCACAGCCAGATCAAGCTCCTGGTGAAGCTCCAGAAAGAGCTCCAGGCCAAGGTCGGCAAGGCCAAGATGGCCGCCGTCAAGGCCGAGCGCGATGCCGAGATCTACGCCAAGGTCGCCGCCCAGTACGCCGAGAAGCTCTTCGCCGCCCTGACCATCAAGGTCAAGATCGACA
The sequence above is drawn from the uncultured Holophaga sp. genome and encodes:
- a CDS encoding acetyl-CoA carboxylase biotin carboxyl carrier protein subunit produces the protein MIIRAEWPGYVVDVLVSVGQEVDEDENLVLLEGTDSAHTPFYVTAPDSGRVRRIFVEEGDFADEDEDLLEIGEAD